GTCGTCGGCCTCGACGACGCGGGCTGGCACGCCGCTACCCCCGCCGAGGGGTGGGACATCGCGACCACGATCGGTCACCTGGCCTGGACCGACGAGGTCGCGGTCCTCGCCTCGCTGGCGCACACCGGTGGCGGGAAGGAGGCCTGGGACGCAGTCGTGTTGGACGCCATCAACGACCCCTCGGGCTTCGTCGACGCGCAGGCACTGGCGTTCGGAGCCCTCCCGCCGCAGCAGCTGCTGACCCGCTGGGACGCGGGCCGCGACGTGCTCGCCGCCGCGCTGCGCAACGTGCCCGACGGTCAGAAGCTGCCGTGGTTCGGCCCGCCGATGTCGCCGACGTCGATGGCGACCGCCCGCTTCATGGAGACCTGGGCCCACGCGCTGGACGTGTACGACGCCGTCGGCGTGCGTCCCGAGGTCACCGACCGGATCCGCCACGTCGCCCACATCGGCGTGCGCACCCGCAACTTCGCCTACGCCAACAACGGGCTCGAGGCTCCGGCCGAGGAGTTCCGGGTCGAGCTGACGGCGCCGAGCGGCGAGCTGTGGACCTGGGGACCTGGGGATGCTCCCCAGATCGTCACCGGCTCGGCGTACGACTTCTGCCAGCTGGTCACTCAGCGGGTCCACCGTGACGACACCGACCTGAAGGCCGTCGGCGAGGACGCTGAGAAGTGGCTCACCATCGCGCAGGCGTTCGCCGGCCCCGCCGGCGGAGGGAGGGACCCGAAGTGACCGAACCGATCCGGATCGCCAACTGCTCCGGCTTCTACGGCGACCGCCTCTCCGCGCTGCGGGAGCAGCTCGAGGGTGGCGACGTCGACGTCATCACCGGCGACTACCTCGCCGAGCTGACCATGCTGATCCTCGGCATGGACACGCTGCGCGACGCCGACCTGGGCTACGCCCGCACCTTCCTCAAGCAGCTCGAGGACACCCTCGGCCTCGCCCTCGACAAGGGCGTGAAGATCGTCAGCAACGCCGGCGGCCTCAACCCCGCGGCCCTGGCCCGCAAGATCGAGGAGCTCGGCACCGGCGCCAAGGTCGCGTACGTCGAGGGCGACGACCTGCGCTCGGCCCAGCTGTTCGAGGGCGCGCTCACCGCCAACGCCTATCTCGGTGCTTTCGGCATCGCGTCCGCACTGAGCA
The genomic region above belongs to Nocardioides sp. QY071 and contains:
- a CDS encoding TIGR03084 family metal-binding protein, with the translated sequence MTVLDEILADLSAEGDALRTVVVGLDDAGWHAATPAEGWDIATTIGHLAWTDEVAVLASLAHTGGGKEAWDAVVLDAINDPSGFVDAQALAFGALPPQQLLTRWDAGRDVLAAALRNVPDGQKLPWFGPPMSPTSMATARFMETWAHALDVYDAVGVRPEVTDRIRHVAHIGVRTRNFAYANNGLEAPAEEFRVELTAPSGELWTWGPGDAPQIVTGSAYDFCQLVTQRVHRDDTDLKAVGEDAEKWLTIAQAFAGPAGGGRDPK